The following are encoded in a window of Alosa sapidissima isolate fAloSap1 chromosome 10, fAloSap1.pri, whole genome shotgun sequence genomic DNA:
- the eomesb gene encoding eomesodermin homolog b — translation MVVIRRGIGAVHTPSACGRGKRCESDSVIPTQKQGEQGAVVIACMMQLGEGELDDTSINLPKSFCHSLTENNKNSPGTVPTDFQEVNPPASQPQPGAKKFLSKTENDEMLGERQNDALSLSKASVQDRKSSLTTEEEDASSNRLGGISPDRYFISASSHQTQDMNPCSLFPYPGQAGTIYAGSDGARYSASLHYSSVLPSTGFSPVCTGRGQCGSGYQFGQGHGCIYPSYQGSGPGIGPMPLSGTGTGLRAQVYLCNRPLWMKFHRHQTEMIITKQGRRMFPFLSFNITALRLNVHYNVFVEIVLADPNHWRFQGGKWVTCGKADNNMQGNKVYVHPESPNTGAHWMRQEISFGKLKLTNNKGASSSNSQMIVLQSLHKYQPRLHIVEVGEEGVEDLNCDSKTQTFTFVENQFIAVTAYQNTDITQLKIDHNPFAKGFRDNYDSMYTAPDGERFTPSPTDSPRSHQIVPGARYAMQPFLQDQLVTNQGRFYNGERAVPQTNGLLSPQTEDVGSASAQRWFVAPMQQTSANKLDMASYDGDYSSGLLPYGIKPLPLPTSHSFGYYSDSAFTSVAAGWGPRSAYQRKMTTTGLPWSPKPSPTGFTDDQMCEKDKAREEGLSGAQQTPAWLETPSSLKPLDAADPGVYAIGCKRRRVSPEESSVEGSPTVKGEDLGVPENLARETSSKSMGYYAFYTSP, via the exons ATGGTGGTAATAAGACGGGGGATTGGAGCTGTTCACACGCCTTCAGCTTGTGGTAGAGGCAAGCGCTGTGAATCAGACAGTGTCATACCTACACAGAAACAGGGGGAACAGG GTGCCGTTGTTATTGCCTGTATGATGCAGCTAGGAGAGGGAGAACTGGATGACACTTCTATTAACCTACCGAAATCGTTTTGCCATTCGTTAACCGAGAATAACAAAAACAGTCCTGGCACAGTACCGACTGATTTTCAAGAGGTTAATCCACCAGCCTCTCAACCTCAGCCAGGAGCGAAAAAGTTTTTATCCAAAACGGAAAACGACGAAATGcttggagagagacagaacgatgctctctctctgtctaaggCCTCTGTCCAAGACCGAAAAAGTTCTCTGACGACGGAGGAAGAAGACGCATCCAGTAACAGGCTAGGCGGAATTAGCCCCGATCGTTATTTTATCTCGGCGTCTTCGCACCAAACGCAAGACATGAATCCCTGTTCTCTGTTTCCTTACCCGGGTCAAGCGGGAACAATTTACGCAGGATCCGATGGCGCCAGGTATTCAGCGTCGCTGCACTATAGTTCCGTCCTCCCCTCCACGGGCTTCTCTCCTGTATGCACTGGACGTGGACAGTGCGGTTCAGGCTACCAGTTCGGACAGGGTCACGGCTGCATCTATCCATCCTATCAAGGAAGTGGACCCGGTATTGGTCCCATGCCGCTCTCAGGAACAGGTACTGGTCTGAGGGCTCAGGTGTATCTTTGCAATCGCCCTCTCTGGATGAAGTTTCACCGACATCAGACGGAGATGATAATTACCAAACAGGGCAG GCGGATGTTTCCCTTTCTGAGTTTTAATATTACAGCTTTAAGACTGAACGTACATTACAATGTTTTCGTGGAGATCGTTTTGGCTGATCCGAACCATTGGAGATTTCAAGGGGGCAAATGGGTGACTTGCGGAAAGGCAGATAATAACATGCAAG GAAACAAGGTGTATGTTCATCCGGAATCTCCTAATACGGGTGCTCATTGGATGAGACAAGAGATCTCATTTGGCAAACTCAAACTGACTAATAACAAAGGAGCAAGCAGCAGCAATTCTCAg ATGATTGTCCTTCAGTCCCTTCATAAGTATCAGCCAAGACTTCATATTGTAGAAGTTGGTGAGGAAGGAGTGGAAGATTTAAATTGTGATTCAAAGACCCAGACCTTCACCTTCGTTGAGAACCAGTTTATTGCTGTAACTGCATATCAGAACACTGAT ATTACACAGTTGAAGATCGACCACAATCCATTTGCAAAGGGGTTTCGAGATAATTATGATTC GATGTACACCGCACCAGATGGAGAAAggtttactccatcccccacagACTCCCCTCGCTCCCACCAGATCGTGCCCGGAGCCCGCTACGCCATGCAGCCCTTCCTCCAGGATCAGCTCGTGACCAACCAGGGCCGCTTCTACAATGGCGAACGGGCAGTGCCGCAAACCAACGGTCTGCTCTCTCCACAGACGGAAGACGTGGGCTCTGCCTCTGCGCAGAGGTGGTTTGTCGCCCCCATGCAGCAGACGAGTGCTAACAAACTGGACATGGCCTCGTACGACGGTGACTACTCCAGCGGCCTGCTCCCGTATGGCATTAAACCTTTGCCCCTCCCCACGTCGCACTCTTTCGGGTACTACTCGGACTCTGCCTTCACGTCGGTGGCTGCCGGGTGGGGCCCGCGCAGCGCCTACCAAAGAAAGATGACCACTACAGGCCTGCCCTGGTCCCCCAAGCCAAGCCCCACCGGTTTCACGGACGACCAAATGTGTGAGAAGGACAAAGCGAGAGAGGAGGGATTGTCAGGTGCACAGCAGACGCCAGCCTGGCTGGAGACGCCCTCGTCTCTGAAGCCGCTGGACGCAGCAGACCCTGGGGTTTACGCCATAGGGTGCAAGCGCAGACGGGTCTCTCCGGAGGAGTCCAGTGTGGAGGGCTCTCCAACAGTGAAGGGTGAGGACTTGGGAGTTCCAGAAAACTTGGCCAGAGAGACTTCTTCCAAAAGCATGGGCTATTATGCCTTCTATACCAGTCCCTGA